The genomic segment GATATCGTCATCCTCGTGGCCGAAGCCGGAAAAAAGCCCAAACCCGCCGAGCTCTCAGTCATCGAAAACTTAAACAAGCAAAAACTCCCTGCAATTCTTGTCATTAACAAAATTGACCTTTTAAAGCAAAAAGAACGAATGATTCCGCAAATGGATGCTTTTTCGAAGCTATATACATTCAATGAAATACTTCCCGTGAGCGCCGTGTCCGGCGACGGGGTAAAGGACATCCTCAGTGCGGTTTCCAAACTGGCGAAACCCGGGCCGTTCATGTACGATTCCGACGAGCTGACCGACCAGCCGGAACGAGTCATCTGCGCCGAATATATCCGCGAGCAAATCTTAAATTACATGCAGCAGGAAATTCCGCACGGCGTCGCGGTTGTCATCGAGCGCTTTGAAGAAACCTCGGAGGGCATTGACGCCGACGCCAACATCTACTGTGAACGCGACAGCCACAAGGGTATGCTGATCGGCAAGAACGGACAGATGCTCAAACAAATCCGAAAATCCGCACAGAGTGCGCTGAAAGACTTCTTCGGCGTTCCCGTCTCGCTGGAACTTTGGGTAAAAGTCAAGCCCGACTGGCGGGAGAATGAAGCGCTGATTAAAAACTTCGGTCTCAATTTCGAAGGGTAAAAACTGCACCCGGACTTTATTAGAAATAAAACTCATTCGCACAAAACTTCTTCCGGGTGAGAAAGGAAATCCACTGCAATGAAACGGACCGTCGGCGCAATCGTTCTGACCACCGAAAACCGCAGGGAATCCGATCGGCTGATCCGACTTTTATGCGAGGACGGTCAGCTTCTGCGCGTCTATGCCGCCGGTGCACGAAATCCTCGAAATAAGCTCTGTGCCGCGACCGAACCGTTCGTGCTTTCGAAAATGGAGTTATTTTCTTCCTCCGGTGGATATACTTTAGACGATGCCGAGATTACGGAACAGTTTTTTGCGCTGCGGATGTCGTTGAAAAGCTACTGCTTAGCCGGTTACATTGCACAACTGATTCTGACTATATTTTCAGGCGAAACCGATCCGTCGCTGTATGCGCTGTTCGGAAATATGCTGTTTTTGCTTGCGGGTAAAAAGCGCGATATCCGGCTTTTGAAGGCTGTAATGGAGCTCCGGATTGCGGCTTTAGCAGGCTGGAAACCTGAGATTGAACGCTGTGTCTGCTGCAGCGATCCCGAGATCAGTGCGTTTTCCGTCGCGGACGGCGGCGGTTACTGCGAAAAATGTGCGGCAGCCCACACGGGTGCTGTTGCGATCAGTTCTCCGATTTTAAAAGCAATTACAGCTTCAATCGGTGACGATACAAAGGGACTGTTTTCTTTTACACTCACGGGCGAGGCGGCAGAGGGCTTTTCCCGACTTGCGGAATATTACATCCGATATTACATCGATGCGAAACTCCCCGCGTTGGATTATTACAACTCCCTTTTGGAGTTTGAGGAGAGTATCAATGACATACAACAGACAAAAACAGAGCCGGATTCTTGAATTTGACAAGATCACCGCGATGCTCGCTGAAAAGTGTTCCAGCGCCGAAGCCAGAGAAACGGCGCTTTCCCTGCTGCCCTGCGGCGATTACGAAACCGGTAAAATGATGATTCTGCAAACAAAAGACGCCTACGAGATGTCACTCAAACTCGGGGCGCCTTCTTTTTACGGGCTCTCCATGCGTGCGGATCTGCTCAGGCGGGCTGCGGCAGGCGGTTCGCTCTCGATTCGCGAATTATTGTTAATTTCCGCCTCCATGCGCGTGGTACGCACACTGATCACCTACCGGCGCAACTGCGGCGAAGAGGAAACCGTTTTAGACCGGCTTTTCTCTTCTCTGACGGGGCATAAGGACATCGAGGATCGGATTGAGAATTCCATTGCCAACGAGGAGACGCTTTCAGACAGCGCAAGCCCAACCTTAGCCAACATCCGCAGGAAGATGCGCGCCGCACAGGACAGCGCCCGTACCCGGCTGAACGGCATTATCACCTCTTCGGGCAATTCGAAATATCTGCAGGAGCAAGTCATTATGATGAGGGACGGCAGATTTGTCGTGCCGGTTAAGGTTGAGTGCCGTTCCAACATCCCCGGACTGGTACATGGTGTCTCTGCCAGCGGTGCAACGCTGTTTGTCGAACCTGCTTCAGTCGTCGAGGCCAACAATGAGGTTCGGATTTTAGAGAGCAAAGAACAGATTGAGATTGAGCGAATTTTAGCCGAGCTCTCGTCGTTATGCGGGGACTGCGCGGACGATTTGATTCAAAGCTGTGAGGCCGCCGTCAAGCTGGAAGTAATCTTTGCCAAATCGGAACTCGGCATTGCCATGAACGGCTATCTGCCCGACTACGGCGACGACGGGATTATTGATATTAAAAAAGCAAGACATCCTTTAATTGATAAAAAACAAGTTGTGCCGGTCGATGTACGTCTCGGTGATGATTTTGACACACTGGTCATCACCGGCCCGAACACCGGCGGCAAGACGGTCGTGCTCAAAACAGTGGGACTTTTCTGTATGATGGCGAGCTGCGGTATGATGCTTCCGGCCGCCGAACACAGCCGCGTCAGCTGGTTCGATAAAATTTTAGCCGACATCGGCGACGAGCAGAGCATTGAGCAGTCGCTTTCCACATTTTCCGCGCACACGACGAATATCGTTTCAATACTGGAACAGGCGACTCACGAGAGTCTGGTGCTGCTCGATGAACTCGGCGCGGGTACCGACCCCGCCGAAGGTGCGGCACTGGCCGTCTCGATTCTCGAAGACCTGCGTAAAAAGGGCGCGAAAATCGTCGCAACAACCCACTACGCCGAATTAAAACAATATGCCATCACCAATCCCGGCGTCACCAACGGCTGCTGCGAATTCGACGTGGCAACCCTGAAGCCGACTTATAAACTGCTGATCGGCGTACCGGGCAGTTCCAACGCATTTGCCATCTCCACCCGGCTGGGCGTCGGTGATTCAATCATCGAACGCGCCAAAGAGGTCATGGATAAAAAGACCCTCGAACTCGATAAAGTGATGCGCCAACTCGAAAGTGAACGCCAAAAACTCG from the Oscillospiraceae bacterium genome contains:
- the era gene encoding GTPase Era, with the protein product MDEQNQTKFAFACITGAPNVGKSSILNKILGQKVAIVTPKPQTTRTTILGIHTEGNTQIAFTDTPGLLLPKDALSRNMVKSIQNAASGSDIVILVAEAGKKPKPAELSVIENLNKQKLPAILVINKIDLLKQKERMIPQMDAFSKLYTFNEILPVSAVSGDGVKDILSAVSKLAKPGPFMYDSDELTDQPERVICAEYIREQILNYMQQEIPHGVAVVIERFEETSEGIDADANIYCERDSHKGMLIGKNGQMLKQIRKSAQSALKDFFGVPVSLELWVKVKPDWRENEALIKNFGLNFEG
- the recO gene encoding DNA repair protein RecO; translated protein: MKRTVGAIVLTTENRRESDRLIRLLCEDGQLLRVYAAGARNPRNKLCAATEPFVLSKMELFSSSGGYTLDDAEITEQFFALRMSLKSYCLAGYIAQLILTIFSGETDPSLYALFGNMLFLLAGKKRDIRLLKAVMELRIAALAGWKPEIERCVCCSDPEISAFSVADGGGYCEKCAAAHTGAVAISSPILKAITASIGDDTKGLFSFTLTGEAAEGFSRLAEYYIRYYIDAKLPALDYYNSLLEFEESINDIQQTKTEPDS
- a CDS encoding endonuclease MutS2, which codes for MTYNRQKQSRILEFDKITAMLAEKCSSAEARETALSLLPCGDYETGKMMILQTKDAYEMSLKLGAPSFYGLSMRADLLRRAAAGGSLSIRELLLISASMRVVRTLITYRRNCGEEETVLDRLFSSLTGHKDIEDRIENSIANEETLSDSASPTLANIRRKMRAAQDSARTRLNGIITSSGNSKYLQEQVIMMRDGRFVVPVKVECRSNIPGLVHGVSASGATLFVEPASVVEANNEVRILESKEQIEIERILAELSSLCGDCADDLIQSCEAAVKLEVIFAKSELGIAMNGYLPDYGDDGIIDIKKARHPLIDKKQVVPVDVRLGDDFDTLVITGPNTGGKTVVLKTVGLFCMMASCGMMLPAAEHSRVSWFDKILADIGDEQSIEQSLSTFSAHTTNIVSILEQATHESLVLLDELGAGTDPAEGAALAVSILEDLRKKGAKIVATTHYAELKQYAITNPGVTNGCCEFDVATLKPTYKLLIGVPGSSNAFAISTRLGVGDSIIERAKEVMDKKTLELDKVMRQLESERQKLENDSEEMSRLRREAEVEKQNHDRALKKAQSDFDKEIERQRADQLRIIQSLRFEYDRLMKEIEAIRKEDKSKPDEMARRAKAEIAGQIKKMEQVADPVQKPRYEENYTLPRPLVVGDLVYLPDFDKNGTVIEIGEGKGKLTVDIGMGKVKVAKSRVRLADKKAAKKKDDGHVSFSGISRADRAVETSVMIRHMELVEAMPVVEQFLDDAVINHLSTVTIIHGKGTGTLRRAAHALLKDHPNVKSFRLGKYGEGEDGVTVVELK